From the Marivivens sp. LCG002 genome, the window TCATGCACTACTGCGTGGCCAATATGCCCGGCGCCGTCGCGCGGACCTCGACCATTGCGCTTGGCAACGCCACGATGCCCTTCATGCTCGCCTTGGCCGACAAGGGCTGGAAAAAGGCCTGCGCCGAGGATCGCCACCTTCTCAACGGCCTCAACGTCCACGCAGGTCAGCTCACCTATGCCGCAGTCGGCGAGGCTCTCGGGATCGCGACCGTCGACCCCAAGACACTGATCTAAAAACACAAAAGGCGGCCCCGAGAGGAGCCGCCTTTCTTAACTCCGGTCCGCTTACTTCTTCAAAGCGTCGCGGATCTCGAGAAGCACGTCGATCTCGCTCGGACCAGCCGGCGCAGCGGGTGCAGCCTCTTCCTTGGCGGTCATGGCATCCTTGATCTTGTTCACCTGACGCACCAGCAGGAACACTACGAACGCGATGATCAGGAAGTTGATCACAGCCATCAGGAACGACCCATAGGCAAAGATCGACGCCCCCGCTTCACGTGCGGCTTCAAGGCTAGCGCCCGCAGGCACTTCGCCGCTGAGCACGAAGTAGTTGTTCGTGAAATCGACGCCGCCCGTAAAGAGCCCGATGATCGGGTTCAAAAGATCAGCCACAAGCGAGCTGACAATCGCGGTAAACGCAGCACCGACGATGATACCAACAGCCATGTCCATCACATTGCCTTTGGCGATAAAAGACTGGAATTCTTTCAACATGTTATTTCCCCATTCCGTTAAAGCGCCTGTTTTTTGTTCGCGCCAACACAACCATAGCGCAAAAAACGCACAGTCGAACGGGTTAAATTCTAACGCGAAATGATTAAGTTGCAGAAATACCAAGGAGCAACACATGGCAGACCTTTCCAATTTCCCGATCACCAAACGCTGGCCCGCTAAAAATCCTGACGTGATCCAGCTTTACGCATCCCCCACTGCAAACGGCGTCAAAGCATCAATCGCGCTTGAAGAGCTCGGCCTTCCCTACGAACCGCATCTCGTCACGCTTGCCGATGCCGACGTCAAAAGCCCCGAGTTTCTCTCGCTCAACCCCAACAACAAGATCCCTGCGATCATCGACCCCGACGGTCCCGATGGTGCACCCATCGGTCTTTTCGAAAGCGGCGCGATCCTGATTTATCTTGCCGACAAAACGGGCAAGCTGATCGGCAAAACCGCGACCGAACGTTACAAGGTCATCCAGTGGCTCATGTTCCAGATGGGCGGCGTCGGCCCGATGTTCGGCCAGCTTGGCTTTTTCTACAAATTCGCGGGCGCCAAGATGGAAGACCCCACCGCGCGCGACCGCTACATCAACGAAGCCAAGCGCCTGTTGAACGTCCTTGAAAAAGAGCTGGACGGCAAAGAATGGATCGCAGGCGATTTCTCGATTGCCGACATCGCGCTTGCGCCTTGGCTCAAGGGGCTGGAATTCTATGGGGCCACCGCCGTCACGGGCTATGACGACCTAACGAATGTGCCTGCCTATGTGGACCGTTTCTTGGCCCGCCCTGCGGTCCAAAAGGGAAGCAAGGTCCCGAGCTGAACGAAAAAGGGCGGCCCGTTGGACCGCCCTTTCTTTTATCCGCGGAGCGTGCCGCCCGTCGCCTTTGTGACCTTCTCGACGATCTTGGCCGAAACAGCCTCAAGGTCCTTTTCGGTCAGCGTCGCCTCTTTGGGCTGAAGCCGCACTGTGATGGCGAGCGATTTCTTGCCCTCGCCAAGGCTGCCGCCGATGAACTCGTCGAACACCCGCACGTCTTCGATCAAAGCCTTATCGGACCCCAAGGCCGCATTCACGAGGGTCAGAGCCTCGACATCCGCATTCACAACAAATGCAAAGTCACGCTCGACCGCCTGAAGCTCCGAAGCCTCGAGAGCAGGGCGCGAAGCCGAGGTGTTCTTGGGCAGCGGGATTTCCTCGAGATAGATGGTAAAGGCGACAGCCGCGCCCTTGATGTCCATCTCGCGCAGGATCTTGGGATGCAGTTCACCGAAAATACCGAGAACCTTTTTCGGTCCAAGGCAAATCTGGCCATGACGTCCGGGGTGCCACCATTCGGCCCCGTTGCGCATGATCTGGACCCGCGCAGGCGCACCGACCGAAGCCAAGATCGCTTCAATGTCCGCCTTGGCGTCGAACACATCGACAGCGCGGCTTGCGCCATGCACATCCTTGGGCCCGTTACGACCGATCAGAACCCCTGAAAGCGCAACATGCTGTTCACCCGGTTCGCCGCCGTGGAACGCGGTCCCGACCTCGAACAGCGCCAGATCTGCAAACCCGCGTGCCTGATTGCGCGCCGCCGCACGCAAGAGACCCGGAAGCAGGTCAGGCCGCATATGGCTCATATCGCTGGAAATCGGGTTCTCGAGACGGGTCGCATCGGTGCCACCGCCGAAAAGCGTCGCCGCCTTCTGGTCGATGAACGAATAGGTCACGCATTCATTATAGCCGAGTGACGCCGCCATACGGCGCGCAACCGAGGTGCGCACCTGAAGCGGGGTCAGGATCGGCTTGGGCACGCCAGCCGAAGCACGGCGCAGCGGCTTGCCTTCAAGCTTGGTCAGAGAGGCGATACGCGCCACTTCCTCGACGAGGTCAGCCTCGCCCTGAACATCCGAACGCCAGCTCGGCACATGGGCCATATCGCCTTCCATACGGAACCCGAGCGCGGTCAGCGTCTGGCGCTGCTCGCTTTCGGGAATATCCATCCCGACAAGGCTCTGAACCCGCTTGGCATCAAGCTTGTAGGCACGGGCAAAGTTCGGAACACCGCCCGCGACCACCATCTCCGAGGCCTCGCCGCCCGCATGATCCACGATCATACGCACCGCGTGCTCAAGCCCCATTGGCGTGAACTCGGGATCGACACCGCGCTCGAAACGGTAGCGTGCGTCCGAGTTGATCTTGAGCGCACGGCCCGTCAATGCGATCTGGACAGGGTCCCACCACGCGCTCTCGACAAAGACGTTGACCGTCTCTTCGGTCACGCCCGAGTGCTCGCCGCCCATGATGCCCGCAATGCTCTCGACGCCGTTGTCGTCGGAAATCGCCATCGCGCCCGCAGGAAGAACATAGGTCTTCTCGTCGAGCGCAAGGATCTCTTCTCCGCCCTTGGCGCGGTGCACCCGAAGGTTGCCCTTGACCTTATCCGCGTCAAAGACGTGCAGCGGACGGTTCTGGTCAAAGGTGAAATAGTTGGTCACATCCACAAGGAACGAAATCGGGCGCAAACCGATCGCCTTGAGCGCCTGCTGGAGCCATTCGGGCGAAGGCCCGTTCTTGACACCCTTGATGAGGCGACCCGTGAACAGCGGACAGCCGTCAAGCGTATCCTCGTCGATCGTCACCTTGATATCGCTTTCAAAGCTCGCAGGCACAGCTTCGACTGTGCAAGGCTTGAGCTTGCCCAATCCCCGCGCAGCAAGGTCACGCGCAATACCGCGCACGCCCAGAGCATCGCCACGGTTCGGCGTAATCGCGATCTCGATCACAGGTTCGACCTTGGACGGATCATTGGCCGACAGCCAGTCGGCAAAGCTCTCGCCCACTTCGCCCGAAGGAAGCTCGATAATCCCGTTATGCTCGTCCGACAGCTCAAGCTCGCGCTCCGAGGCCATCATGCCAAAGCTCTCGACCCCGCGGATTTTTCCGACGGAAATGGTGATATCGAGACCGGGAATATAGGTGCCGGGCTTGGCCAGAACCACGGTGATGCCTTCGCGGGCGTTGGGCGCGCCGCAGACGATCTGGGTTTCGCCATCGGCGGTCATGACCTTGCAGACCCGAAGCTTGTCCGCATCGGGGTGCTGCTCGGCGTGCACGATCTTGGCGATCTGGAAATCGGCCAGCTTGGCGGCGGGGTTCTCGATCCCCTCCACCTCAAGCCCGAGGTCGGTCAGCGCTTCTGCGATCTCGTCAACAGAGGCGGTCGTATCGAGGTGTTTCTTCAGCCAGGAAAGGGTGAATTTCATATCTCTTGTCCAATTCGGCCTGCGGGCTTTCGGTCCCGCACATTTCGTTCAAGCGCTCGGCGCCACTTAGCGGCTCAGCCCACCATGGAGGGTCGGCACGTCAAGTGCCGAGAACCCGTAATGACGGAGCCAGCGAAGGTCGCTGTCAAAGAAGGCCCGCAGATCGGGGATGCCGTATTTCAGCATGGCGATACGGTCGATGCCGATCCCGAAGGCAAAGCCCTGATAAATGCTCGGATCGATCTTGGCGGCAGCAAGCACCTTTGGGTGCACCATGCCCGATCCAAGGACTTCGAGCCAGTCGTTGCCCTCGCCCACAGTGACAGAACCGTTGTTCCACTGGCACTGGATGTCCACTTCGGCCGACGGTTCGGTAAAGGGGAAGTGCGAGGCGCGGAAGCGGGTCTTGACCTTGGTGCCGAAGAACGCCGAAAGGAATTCCTCCAGAACCCATTTGAGGTTCGCCATGGAAATATCGGTGTCGATGGCAAGCCCTTCGACCTGATTGAACATCGGCGTATGGGTCTGGTCATAGTCGGCGCGATACACTCGGCCGGGCGAAATGGTGCGGATCGGAGCGCCTTGGGCCTCCATCGCGCGGATCTGCACGGGTGAAGTATGGGTGCGCAGCACGTGCGGCGGACGGTCATCCCCCTCGGCACGGTGGGTATAGAAAGTGTCCATTTCCGCGCGCGCAGGGTGGTGACCCGGAATGTTGAGCGCGTCGAAGTTATACCAATCGCTTTCGATCTGCGGACCCTCGGACACGGCAAAGCCCATATCCGCGAAAATCGCGGTCACTTCCTCGGTCACTTGGCTGATCGGGTGGATCGACCCCACACGGCGCGGACGGGTGGGCAGCGTCACATCAAGCCATTCCGAACGCAGACGCTCGTCGAGCGCGGCATCAGCCAGCGCGGTCTTTTTCGCGGCGAGCGCGCTGTTGATCTCGTCCTTGAGCGCGTTGAGCGCGGGGCCTGCGACCATGCGCTCTTCGGGGGACATCTTGCCCAGCTCGCGCATCTGAAGGCTGATCTCGCCCTTCTTGCCCAAAGCGGCCAGACGCACGTCCTCGATCGCGGCTTCGTCCGAAGCGGCGGCAATCAGGCCGAGGTATTTCGATTTAAGGTCTTCCATATCGTGCCCTTCGATCTTTTCTTGCACGGCAATTACCGCGCCGGCCCGTATCGCACAAGGACTGCGACCCATTTGGCCGGTATTTGAGGGCACCTGTGGCCCAAACGAAAAAGGCCGCCCCATGGGACGGCCTTCAAATCGGTCAGCGGGGCGATTAGGCAGCCAGAGCAGCCTTTGCTTTTTCGGCAATCGCGTTAAACGCTTCGGGCTCGTGAACGGCGAGATCGGCAAGAACCTTACGGTCAACTTCGATACCGGCTTTGGCCAGACCGTTGATGAACTTCGAATAGGTCAGCGATTCGTCAAATGCACGGACAGCTGCGTTGATACGCTGGATCCACAGAGCGCGGAAGTTGCGCTTGCGGTTCTTGCGGTCACGAGTTGCGTACTGGTTGGCCTTGTCTACGGCCTGACGGGCAACTTTGAAGGTCCGGCCGCGGCGGTCATAATAACCTTTTGCAGCGTCAAGGACTTTCTTGTGACGACGATGGGTAACGGTACCACCTTTAGTGCGCGACATTGTTCAGGCCTCCTTAGCGGTCGTAGGGCATGTAGGATTTGACGATCTTCGCGTCGGGCGCGGAGAGTGTCGTGGTCCCACGTGCGTCACGAATGAACTTGGTAGTGCGCTTGATCATGCCGTGGCGTTTGCCGGCCTGACCTGCTTTTACCAGACCGGAGGCGGTCACTTTGAAGCGCTTTTTGGCGCTCGATTTGGTCTTCATCTTGGGCATTTTCATCTCCTCTTACGAGTTGGTGAATTACGCGCGACTCGGCATGCCACAAGCCGGACGCACGGGTTGAAGCGGCCGTGTAGGACAGCTTCGCTCTATTGGCAAGCGCTAATTGATATAGCGCCCGATCACCCGAACAAAGGCGTTCGGAATATCGTTGATCGTATAGGTGCGGTGCTGGAGCGCATAAACGACCATGAAGCCCGCGACCATGATAACGATAGAGGCCGCGCGGGGAGCGCGGCCTTCCGAAATGGCACCGACGATAGACGGAAGCGACAGGGCACCAAGAATGATCCCGATGACAAGATAAAGATCAGCGTCCATCATTTCCCCCAAAGGTTGAACTCGGGGACGACCTTACTCTGCTTCCGAGCTGAGAATCAAACGTTCTGCACAAGGTGCCACGCGAAGAATGTTCGTCGACCCCGGCGTGTTGAACGGAACGCCTGCGGTCACGACGATCATATCGTCCTCGGTCGCGCCAAGTTCGGACTTGGTCGCACGCACAGCCGCGATCACTGCCGTCTTGAAGCGGTCGACCTCGCCCGTCAGCACGGTGTTCACACCCCATGACAGAGCAAGACGACGCGCGGTGCGATCCAGAGTGGTCAGAGCGATGATCGGCACACGCGGACGCTCGCGCGCAACAAGAAGCGCGGTCTTGCCCGACTGCGAATAGCAGCAGATGGCTTTGACGTTGGTCTTTTCCGCGATCTCGCGGGCCGCAGCAACGATACCGTCGGCAACGGTGGCGTGCTCGATACGGCGCGAGCTTTCGATGATCTCGACATAGGTCGGATCGGATTCGACCTGAGCGGCAACGCTGCTCATGGTGGTGACGGCTTCGACGGGGAACTGACCAGCGGCCGATTCCGCCGAAAGCATGATCGCATCCGCACCTTCGTAAATCGCGGTCGCAACGTCCGACACTTCGGCGCGGGTGGGCATCGGGCTTTCGATCATCGACTCGAGCATCTGGGTTGCAACGATGACGGGCTTACCGGCCGCGCGGCTTTTGCGGATAAGACGCTTCTGGATCGGCGGAACGTTCGAAACGGGAAGTTCCACACCCAGATCGCCGCGCGCCACCATGATACCGTCCGAAACCGCAAGGATTTCATCAAAGGCCTTCACAGCGGCAGGCTTTTCGATCTTGGAGAGGATCGCAGCGCGACCCTTGGCCAGAACACGGGCCTCTTCGACGTCGGCGGGACGCTGGACAAACGAAAGCGCAAGCCAGTCGACACCCAGCTCGCACACGAACTCGAGGTCCTTGCGGTCCTTTTCCGACAGAGCGGCCAGCGGCAGCACAACGTCGGGAACGTTCACGCCCTTGCGGTTGGAAATGGTGCCGCCCACGATCACTTCACAGTTCGCAAAGTCGCGACCGCAGTCTTTGACCTTGAGACGGATCTTGCCGTCATTGACGAGAAGCGAGGCACCGGGTTCCAGCGCGTCAAAGATTTCCTTGTGCGGAAGACGCACGCGGGTCGCATCGCCTTCGGCTTCATCGAGATCGAGACGGAAGTCCTGACCGACGACCAATTCCTCTTCGCCGTTCGCAAAAGTGCCGACGCGGAGCTTGGGCCCCTGAAGGTCGGCAAGAATGCCGATCGGCGTACCGCAATCCTTCTCGACCTGACGGATGATGTCATAGCGCTCTTTGATTTCGTGGTGGATGCCGTGGCTCATATTGAGGCGGAACACATCCGCACCGGCTTCGTGCAAAGCACGGATCATCTCATAGCTCGAAGAAGCGGGCCCGAGGGTGGCAACAATCTTTACGTTACGGTGGCGATGCATACGGCGTTCCTAGTCTGTCGTCTCGACGTGGCCGTTAGCGGTAACGACCGATTTGGCCCCTTATTGCGCAAAACGTCTCGGGTCTCAACTGCATAAGACTTAAGGAGCACTTGGAACGCAAAAAATTTGGGGTTCTGGGCGAAAAAGCCCGATCTGGGGCTTTCCTACTCCGAATATGCGCCCCAAGTAACACCAAAGCGACACCTTGGCCCAAGACTTTCGCGTATTTTACAGGCACCTTGCCCCGCAAGAGACCGACTCAAGAGGGAAACCCATGGACGATCAGACCCGCATCGAACTCGAAGCAGCCGCCTTCCGCGCCCTACGCGAACACCTGATGGAGAAACGCACCGACGTTCAGAACATCGATCTGATGAACCTTGCAGGGTTCTGCCGCAACTGCCTTAGCCGCTGGTATCAAGAAGCCGCAAACGCACGCGGCATCGACATGACCAAGGACGAAGCCCGCGAGATTTATTACGGCATGCCCTATGACGCCTGGCGCGACAAATTCCAGACCGAGGCCGATACAGGCAAGCAGGAAGCCTTTAAAAAGGCCTTTGCCGAGAACGTCGGCGACACCAAGTAACCAAACAAAAAGGCCCCCGAAAACCGGAGGCCTTTTTTCTTGGCACTCGCCAAAGATCAGATCGCAGCCTTGCGGCTCTCTTCGAGATAGATCTCGCGCAGACGCGCCGCAACGGACCCCGGTTTACCCGTGCCGATGGCCGCACCGTCGATCTCGACCACAGGCATCACGAACGTCGTCGCAGAGGTGACGAATGCCTCGTCCGCCTCTTTCGCCTCGTCGATCGTAAAGAGCCGCTCTTCCACCTGCATCTGCGCTTCTTTGGCGAACCGCAAAACCGCAGCGCGGGTGATCCCGTGGAGAATATCGTTGCTAAGCTGGCGCGTGATGATCGTGTTGCCCTTGACGATATAGGCGTTGTTCGAGGTGCCTTCGGTCACGAAACCATCTTCGACCATCCAAGCGTCATCGCAGCCCGCCTTCTTGGCCATCATCTTACCCATCGACGGATAGAGAAGCTGGACCGTCTTGATATCGCGGCGGCCCCAACGGATGTCGTCGACCGAAATCACCTTCATCCCCGTTTTCGCGGCGGGGCTATCGGCCAGACCGGGCTTGTTCTGGGTAAAGAGAACGATGGTCGACGGCGTCACTGCGGGATCAGGGAACACGAAATCACGATCGCCGGGTGCGCCGCGGGTGATCTGGAGGTAAACCATCCCCTCTTCGATCCCGTTCTTGGCGACCAATTCGCGGTGGATCGCCAAAAGCTCGTCCTTGGTCACGGGCGACGCCATGTCGAGCTCGCTCAGCGACCGTTCAAGGCGCACGGCATGGCCTTCGAAATCCACCAGCTTGCCGTCAAGCACGCTGGTCACTTCGTAAACGCCGTCCGCCATAAGGAAACCGCGATCAAAGATCGAAACCTTGGCTTCGGTTTCGGGGAGATATTCGCCGTTTACATAGACAATGCGAGTCATAGCAGTTTCCTCTTAAAATGACGCATGCGTCATGGGTCAACTGCTGCCTTGCGTCAAGCCTCAAGGCGACCCGCCACCGCTTTAATGCAAAAGCCGGTCCAAATCCATTTTGAGAATGTTGAGAGAAGAGCTCACTTCGATGAGATGGGATACGAGCCGCCCCAAAAGCAAAAGCTCTTGCTGAACCTCGTACGGTATCGCGCCTTTCTTTTCAAAGTCGAACACCACGATCGATCCATAGCGTGCGCCTTCGGCTCCAAGCCCGACGAGACAAAGACAACTCGGCGCAAAGACCTCACCGTCCACGACGACCGGTTCGACCTGCGACCCGAAATAGTTCTCCCCATCGGGAATATCCACAAAAGCAGGATACTGGCGCCCGTCTTGGGCAATTGGGGCGTTTCGTGCAATCCAGTCAGGATCACCATGAGAGCCGATGGCAACCTGCTTATCGCGCAAATTCAAGAACACGCGCGCATCACTGCGCGACGCCAAATGGCACGCCAGTTTGGCCAACTTGTCGAAAATCGGACTGGGCGACATCGCGAGGTTCGCAAGATCCGCTTCGTCTTCCAACTGGCCAAGGACCTGATGAAAGCTATCCCGCACCATCGCTCACCTATTCACCAGACTGAACACATCACCCAGTATCAACTTGAGCGAAGCTTTCGTGCGGATCATCTCGCCCGCAATTTCGGCAAGATCGACCATTGTTCGTTCTTGCTCTTGCGATACGGCTTTAAGCCGACGCTCGGTAAACACACCGATAAATCCGACAAACTCGCCATAGAGGTAAATGCCCGCGCTGAGCCAAGTCTTGGCGCTCGCATAAGTGCCGTTTACGAGCGGGGAAGCGGGAAAGGCGGCATCGACGTCTGGACTCCAAACAATCGGTTGA encodes:
- a CDS encoding D-amino-acid transaminase, producing MTRIVYVNGEYLPETEAKVSIFDRGFLMADGVYEVTSVLDGKLVDFEGHAVRLERSLSELDMASPVTKDELLAIHRELVAKNGIEEGMVYLQITRGAPGDRDFVFPDPAVTPSTIVLFTQNKPGLADSPAAKTGMKVISVDDIRWGRRDIKTVQLLYPSMGKMMAKKAGCDDAWMVEDGFVTEGTSNNAYIVKGNTIITRQLSNDILHGITRAAVLRFAKEAQMQVEERLFTIDEAKEADEAFVTSATTFVMPVVEIDGAAIGTGKPGSVAARLREIYLEESRKAAI
- the rpmI gene encoding 50S ribosomal protein L35 yields the protein MPKMKTKSSAKKRFKVTASGLVKAGQAGKRHGMIKRTTKFIRDARGTTTLSAPDAKIVKSYMPYDR
- a CDS encoding DUF1244 domain-containing protein, whose translation is MDDQTRIELEAAAFRALREHLMEKRTDVQNIDLMNLAGFCRNCLSRWYQEAANARGIDMTKDEAREIYYGMPYDAWRDKFQTEADTGKQEAFKKAFAENVGDTK
- the mscL gene encoding large conductance mechanosensitive channel protein MscL → MLKEFQSFIAKGNVMDMAVGIIVGAAFTAIVSSLVADLLNPIIGLFTGGVDFTNNYFVLSGEVPAGASLEAAREAGASIFAYGSFLMAVINFLIIAFVVFLLVRQVNKIKDAMTAKEEAAPAAPAGPSEIDVLLEIRDALKK
- the pyk gene encoding pyruvate kinase, translating into MHRHRNVKIVATLGPASSSYEMIRALHEAGADVFRLNMSHGIHHEIKERYDIIRQVEKDCGTPIGILADLQGPKLRVGTFANGEEELVVGQDFRLDLDEAEGDATRVRLPHKEIFDALEPGASLLVNDGKIRLKVKDCGRDFANCEVIVGGTISNRKGVNVPDVVLPLAALSEKDRKDLEFVCELGVDWLALSFVQRPADVEEARVLAKGRAAILSKIEKPAAVKAFDEILAVSDGIMVARGDLGVELPVSNVPPIQKRLIRKSRAAGKPVIVATQMLESMIESPMPTRAEVSDVATAIYEGADAIMLSAESAAGQFPVEAVTTMSSVAAQVESDPTYVEIIESSRRIEHATVADGIVAAAREIAEKTNVKAICCYSQSGKTALLVARERPRVPIIALTTLDRTARRLALSWGVNTVLTGEVDRFKTAVIAAVRATKSELGATEDDMIVVTAGVPFNTPGSTNILRVAPCAERLILSSEAE
- the pheS gene encoding phenylalanine--tRNA ligase subunit alpha, coding for MEDLKSKYLGLIAAASDEAAIEDVRLAALGKKGEISLQMRELGKMSPEERMVAGPALNALKDEINSALAAKKTALADAALDERLRSEWLDVTLPTRPRRVGSIHPISQVTEEVTAIFADMGFAVSEGPQIESDWYNFDALNIPGHHPARAEMDTFYTHRAEGDDRPPHVLRTHTSPVQIRAMEAQGAPIRTISPGRVYRADYDQTHTPMFNQVEGLAIDTDISMANLKWVLEEFLSAFFGTKVKTRFRASHFPFTEPSAEVDIQCQWNNGSVTVGEGNDWLEVLGSGMVHPKVLAAAKIDPSIYQGFAFGIGIDRIAMLKYGIPDLRAFFDSDLRWLRHYGFSALDVPTLHGGLSR
- the rplT gene encoding 50S ribosomal protein L20; translated protein: MSRTKGGTVTHRRHKKVLDAAKGYYDRRGRTFKVARQAVDKANQYATRDRKNRKRNFRALWIQRINAAVRAFDESLTYSKFINGLAKAGIEVDRKVLADLAVHEPEAFNAIAEKAKAALAA
- the pheT gene encoding phenylalanine--tRNA ligase subunit beta, whose amino-acid sequence is MKFTLSWLKKHLDTTASVDEIAEALTDLGLEVEGIENPAAKLADFQIAKIVHAEQHPDADKLRVCKVMTADGETQIVCGAPNAREGITVVLAKPGTYIPGLDITISVGKIRGVESFGMMASERELELSDEHNGIIELPSGEVGESFADWLSANDPSKVEPVIEIAITPNRGDALGVRGIARDLAARGLGKLKPCTVEAVPASFESDIKVTIDEDTLDGCPLFTGRLIKGVKNGPSPEWLQQALKAIGLRPISFLVDVTNYFTFDQNRPLHVFDADKVKGNLRVHRAKGGEEILALDEKTYVLPAGAMAISDDNGVESIAGIMGGEHSGVTEETVNVFVESAWWDPVQIALTGRALKINSDARYRFERGVDPEFTPMGLEHAVRMIVDHAGGEASEMVVAGGVPNFARAYKLDAKRVQSLVGMDIPESEQRQTLTALGFRMEGDMAHVPSWRSDVQGEADLVEEVARIASLTKLEGKPLRRASAGVPKPILTPLQVRTSVARRMAASLGYNECVTYSFIDQKAATLFGGGTDATRLENPISSDMSHMRPDLLPGLLRAAARNQARGFADLALFEVGTAFHGGEPGEQHVALSGVLIGRNGPKDVHGASRAVDVFDAKADIEAILASVGAPARVQIMRNGAEWWHPGRHGQICLGPKKVLGIFGELHPKILREMDIKGAAVAFTIYLEEIPLPKNTSASRPALEASELQAVERDFAFVVNADVEALTLVNAALGSDKALIEDVRVFDEFIGGSLGEGKKSLAITVRLQPKEATLTEKDLEAVSAKIVEKVTKATGGTLRG
- a CDS encoding glutathione binding-like protein, whose amino-acid sequence is MADLSNFPITKRWPAKNPDVIQLYASPTANGVKASIALEELGLPYEPHLVTLADADVKSPEFLSLNPNNKIPAIIDPDGPDGAPIGLFESGAILIYLADKTGKLIGKTATERYKVIQWLMFQMGGVGPMFGQLGFFYKFAGAKMEDPTARDRYINEAKRLLNVLEKELDGKEWIAGDFSIADIALAPWLKGLEFYGATAVTGYDDLTNVPAYVDRFLARPAVQKGSKVPS